Sequence from the Hylaeus volcanicus isolate JK05 chromosome 1, UHH_iyHylVolc1.0_haploid, whole genome shotgun sequence genome:
TCTTAAAAGAAGATAATGTGAATCAAGATTgaatcttatattttttttaactgaatTATCTTCTATTAAACTCAGtgtaagtattattataacaatatatattttgtgctCTATTAATGTGCCGAGAAAAATTGGTATTCGATAAAGTATACAATAATTACAGttaattttcagtttattGATTAATGTAAAACTTGATGTGATTCAAAACTTGTATTTACATGGTGATCAAAACTGTTCGAATAATTGTTGAaggaaatatacttttaaattaaattacgtaatattagcatttttttcaattataataaataacagtaGATATCAAaggaaactaaaataaaatttcttacattCTCCGATCAAAGAAAGGATCCATTGGCTTGGATTGATGTACGTAAATTCGTAATTTGTACATACGTATTAACAGCAATAAagaacttttataaattttcaatatattttcgttCGTAGCCATGTTTGCAGACCTTAATTTGAGAAAACTAGGGTAGATGAATTCGCGCGCAAAACAGCTGTATGTTGCGAAAGAGTGGGGATAGTCAGGATCCTAGTAACTTTCTCCTTAGAtaatatacaaacatttttacaacttttccGTTAGGCTTTGTAGATAACGTGAAATATAAGCATTAATCTAAACTCCTCAGAATGTTtgataatttaagaaaattatcaACACAAAATCGCAGGTTGCAATgggaataaatataaacgtttAAATGCGCCCTTAAAGAAGCGTTCTGCGTTCAGAAAAGCGCAAAACTATGCTCGGTCTAGCACACGCGTGAATTGGTCTCAGTTTACATGGTAAAAATAGTGCTTGGTCGTCGACGGACTATCGTTCGAGGTAAATCTAACGATTTTTTCGGCATCGTTCAGCAACGATGCTAAAAGAGCGCGAATATCGTGAGACGAGTAACCAACGTAGCTTCCCATACCAATCATATCGTGTGATACGGCTTATTGTCAACGATGAACGTGCGAGATGTTTGTGCCTCGATGATCTTTATACCCAAAATTCGCCGTCCACGATAACACTATTAAAACGTACACGAGTCTAAAAAGGTCGCAACCACGTTACTTGCGTCCCTCGTAATTCCTATAAGCCTGTCGCAATACCGCAAACAACACAGGAAGTTTGTCAGTCGCGTTCCTGCTAAGTATTTTTCGACTGCCTTCAGTGGGCGCCATAACAACCGTCCATTTGTCTGTGACAATCATCGCGCGATAAGTGTTTACTATTCGCGCACGATTACGTTGCAATCGCGTATAATTTCCAGTCCGTTGTCGGATTTTATTAACTTTGCGTTCGCCTCAGTCAAATCAcgtattttcattgaaaatcgTGGCATGTTCGGTGAGTGCATTAGGTGGGGCGGATTTTGTTAACCCGGTATCAAACACGTGTGGTTCTATTTCGTGAAACAATTGAGTTTTGCTTTGTAAGTCGTACTTAGAATTTCAAGTGTTTctgttactttcatttttttctatattcatttcattttttcatacttACAAGAATTGTATTCTGTGGGTCAACTTCAGTATATGGCTGTTGTGAAACCTAATCCAAGgtagaatgaaagaaataatatttatcgtcATGGTTTTTTGCAGATCAACAAATATGCCTGAACTAACTGAACTTGACAAAGCTGCAAGCTCTGAACCTACCAAGGTTGAAGCTGCAGCTGCTGGATCTGGAACTGATTCGGACTCAGATGATACTCTCCCAGATTTGGATGATGCAGGTGCTGGAGGTACTGTTGGTTTCCCAGGAACCACTGTTCCTGGTCTTCCTATTGACATGGTGTCTAAGGCCAAACAAAGTCGTGGAGAGAAAAAAGCTAGGAAACTCATGAGCAAACTAGGATTGAAACCTGTATGTTGAATGTATTTGTGCCTTTTACTACGCTCTTGCTTTATAAtggcaataaatattttaatgtattttccATTATGTTCAGGTTCAAGGAGTCAACAGAGTAACCATCCGCAAATCAAAGAATATTCTCTTCGTAATCAACAAGCCAGATGTGCTGAAAAATCCGGCCTCGGATACTTATATAGTATTCGGCGAAGCCAAGGTGGaacttcaaaatatttttttacattttatttttgtaattttattgtatcgcGCGAATGATGATTTTTTATAGTTTCGCAAATTATTagctgaaaatatttgttgagaAATTCCTTGGCAGACTGATATTTAgtaaatagatttttttttaatatacttattTTACTGACttgtgagaaaaaaatatCCTTTTGCAGATTGAAGATCTCAGTCAGCAGGCCCAAATGGCTGCAGCTGAGAAGTTCAAGGAACCGCCAGTTATTCCGGCAACTGAAGCTGGTGGTAGTACTACGGTaagttatacaattttatctattttaaaagttatgGAATGTATGAGTTCAAGGTTACACGTAATCATCTTTTTCTTGTAGGTTGTTGCACCTATACAAGAAGAGTCGGAGGAAGAAGTCGACGAGACAGGCGTCGAAGAAAAGGACATTGAACTAGTAATGTGTCAAGCCAACGTGTCTCGAGGGAAGGCTATTAAAGctcttaaaaataatcagaACGACATTGTCAATGCTATTATGGTAAGTTTCCGAAATCAACTAGctagtgttttttttttcaacgctATATGATGATACATCCTATGGTTTCGTATGTTTACTACAGAgtgaaaatattgttgaaaatCTTGGCAGACTGATGAAATTtcgatacaataaatatttctctgcGTTCAATTTGAAACACTCAGTCGATGATTTTCGTGTATTTCAGGAATTGACGATGTGATGAACCTGCTTAGCGGTAGGGTGCGCTACGTCGTAGCTTGCATTGTGAGGTCGTCTTATTTTATCATCTGCGTCATCAGGAAAAAACATCGTCCTTCTTTTTGTCTCATTACATTGAAAGGATAAAGCTCGAATACTGAGAGACCGGAATTCGCACGGAGGCCGTGATGCTTGGCTCAGAAAAAAAATccacatgtatatacataattcatatgaaaaaaaataaatacactaaGGATAGTATGGGAAAGTGTTACTTTTTTGTGGTGGTTATCACGTACCGCTAAATTGCATAAGATGTTAATCAATAAAATAAGTCTGAAgttgaaacagaaattattatcgacCTCTACCATTTTACAGAAACGGTgtgaactattttcactacaaacttgtgcgtacttttgacactagatggcgccattaaCATAGTGTTTTTTACCGACACGTGTCGATATATTACCATACTGACAAATCCCGCCATCTATCAGTAAAAATAGGAACTATTCGAgaacaaacttgagcgttttcctgatagaggcgctgaccaaacatCAAAATTTTAGTTCGATCTactcaccgctagatggctataCTGTCGAATGCGCcaaatttaaacattatttataaattagcgccagaatacattctacaaatGGAACCTCATTTAAATCACATATACTTTGAGcaagaaacaataatataattaacgaCAAGAAGCTAGTTGTTACTAGTAGAACAGCGACAATATCGAGACAGCTTTTTGCTAAGTTCTAGTGTAcgaagtaattatttcaacgacAGAAGTTTTTCATCTCGATGGGAGGGTTTAACGGGGATCATTTTTGCATCCTCTCCTTCTCAGATCGCTGTGCGTGGTCTTATAGCTCCGACGATAGAAAAACAGGGATGATACGTCGCAATTCGCAATGTCGGTGCTCTACGGAAGTTTTATAAGTCGTTTCGCGCACGTGTCGCGACGTACACCACCTAGGGTCGGAAAAAGCTTGATATTAGAGCGGTGGACGTGCCATCCTCTCTATCCGCCTGGGAGAATCCGCTAATATTTGAGATTTCGGTCTCGTATATGACGCTACCCACGGTGACATCTGGCAAGGATCTTAAGGCGTTTTATTGTCAGGAAGAAGCGTTCGCAATATTGTCACGTAATAAAGGACCGACGCGCCGCGAATGGCACACCTGCGGGGACTCGAATAATCGAATCCTCTATTCGGTGAACCAGTACTGCTCACGCATGTTCATCCATGACGATGACTAGATGAATATCCACTCGCGTAAATAAATTCCTCAAGTTATCTTTTCGTAACATTGTGTTTAATACGAATTTTCAGTTCTTTTGGGTTTGTTTGATGATCCTGAAGTCTGGAAAAGTATcttaaaactttttatttgtcCGAATGTTCCTCAGGTTTCTTTAACTTTCGTTTTAAACGAAGCTTGCCAAGGAATCAGGTAATGTTTCATAGGGCAAGTTAAGTCATTCCATTAACATCCCCTCAAGATACTCCAACGATGCTTTAACAAGCATAACAGAGTTCAGTGTTAAACCTAGCGTTCATCGCGTGACTAATCACCGTTCTGGCGTAGGCAGTACAACGTATTACGCAAGTACCGCTAACTCCAAGTGTAAATACACTCTGTGAAACTGGCGCGAGAATTTGAAGCGAAGTAAAGAAATTCTAGACGTCAGAGATGACGAGGAAGTTGCTTCTGTATTAAGAGGCAGGCCCTGTGCACGAAGTTTCATCTGAATtggacaaaaatattcaaagttatAGGGAAGTCACAAACAGGCAGagttctataaaaataatgagttTATTCTCTTGGAAGTTCGTTCCTCAGTTGTTCGTGGTCTCGCGAGCAGCTTGTCCCCTGAAAAACTTAATGCGGAGGACAGGTAGAGGGGGCCCGGGTCCGCGAGAGCCGAATAAAAATagtgaagaataaaaaaaagaggaggaggagTGTAGGGGACAGTAGGGTGGGTCCTTGGCGGTCGATCCGTCTCCGGCGTGTCTGATTGTTCCCTTAACGATCGGCTGACAGCGAAGACGTATGTCGGTGCCATCAGATAATGCATCCGGCCGGACGGCGTCGATGTGTACAGTGTAAGCGTTTTGTAAACGCTTTGCACGTCCCCGTGGTGGCGTTCTCGTTCGGGCGACATCTTCATAAACTCGCGCACAAAGAGGCTGTCATGTCGCGTCATGCCTCGCGAGCACCGATCGGGGCCCGCAAACGTGTCGTCTCTCAGGtccaattttcgaaaattcttcatttttaaaagatctGCGTTTAgttatgtaaaatgaataagGGGGTCGTGTATACATACAGGGGTAGTAATCGTCGGTTGGTTATCTTGTACAGAGGATCTCAACCCTTTTTGATTCAGAAGGGAGCTTCTGGTATTTATTTGAGTTCCAGAATCGTGTTGACAAGTCAGAGCATGTCGTTGATAGAGTAGAGGATGCTGTCGGTAGAACAGAGTTAAAACAGAGCACGTTGTCGGTATAACAACGGATCCTTTTGATAAAACAGACGGGTATAGCATTTCTATGGTCTCAGCAACGTTAACAATTCTAATTTCGGTATTGGAAAAACGTTCAATTTCTATCGTCCCTGGTAAACGCTGCATGCGATCACTCTAGACGCCAGAGAATAATGTTCGCAGCGTGCAAACGAGTTTGGTGAACTCCTGGTGAACTTTGCGTAGTCCACGGTACACCTAAACCGTTCGAATGACGTCGACGCGTCACTGTCGCTGCTAACGAGCCGCTGACGTCGTACGAATTCCGCTGGCGTGCAATTTTGACTGGCTACTTTTCAATCGGACTGACGCGCGACTGCCTCTAACGGGCTGGTTTGCATAAACGGACGGACATTCCGCGACGGGAGTTAATTTAACGGATCGGCTGAGAGTCGAGGTAACTAGCAGAATGGGCGCCATACTGGTTTCTTCGTTAAGGGAGGTCGAATGCTATGCAACGGGCTCCTAACGCGGATTAGAAAGTGGAGATGTTTGGAGGATTAGGGAGGTGGATAGAAGGCGTGGATTCAACGAAGAAGGAAATTCCGCTTCTTTCAATGGAAGTTTAAGGAATGAGAAGTATGAAGAAGCACGTGGAATTTGAAAAGTTCTTGGTGAAGCCTTTAGAGGACCCAAGACGGAACGCAACGACTCTGTTGTTCTCGGGAGCTTTGTTTAGCTTTAAATAGATTGTAGCAATCGTTGCTCTGTGTATCGGACGTAGTGATCTAAGGTTCACTCTTAATAAGAAAATGG
This genomic interval carries:
- the LOC128884822 gene encoding nascent polypeptide-associated complex subunit alpha — translated: MPELTELDKAASSEPTKVEAAAAGSGTDSDSDDTLPDLDDAGAGGTVGFPGTTVPGLPIDMVSKAKQSRGEKKARKLMSKLGLKPVQGVNRVTIRKSKNILFVINKPDVLKNPASDTYIVFGEAKIEDLSQQAQMAAAEKFKEPPVIPATEAGGSTTVVAPIQEESEEEVDETGVEEKDIELVMCQANVSRGKAIKALKNNQNDIVNAIMELTM